A genomic stretch from Actinomycetota bacterium includes:
- a CDS encoding MoaD/ThiS family protein → MSVKVRIPTPLRKLTQDTAEVTAEGGTISELIDSLESQFPGFKERLCDTDGTLRRFVNVYVGEEDIRFLNGMDTQVPADEVVSIIPAVAGG, encoded by the coding sequence ATGAGCGTGAAGGTGAGGATCCCCACCCCCCTGCGCAAGCTGACGCAGGACACCGCCGAGGTGACGGCGGAGGGCGGCACGATATCGGAGCTGATCGATTCGCTCGAGTCGCAGTTCCCCGGTTTCAAGGAGAGGCTCTGCGACACGGACGGCACCCTCCGCCGGTTCGTGAACGTCTACGTCGGCGAGGAGGACATCAGGTTCCTCAACGGGATGGACACGCAGGTGCCGGCCGACGAGGTCGTCTCGATCATCCCGGCCGTGGCCGGCGGGTAG